GTGGTGAGAGTCAGCGTGTTAATACAGGGCGGGGGGAAATAATGTGCCCGCCCCCCCGGGGGATTATAAAACAATGCTGCTACTGATGTCACAGGGTCCAGATTTATGAGGTCTCCCTACGCACAGAGCTGCAGGCGGTGTGATTGAAGTGCTGCACCGCCGACTGACAGGTGATGCAAGCAGCTGACAGGGCTGATGAGAAAACTACTCTGCAGCTTCTTCGAGTTCACAGTGTAAACCACGCACGACCCGAATCAAAGCTGCATGCAATTACAGCTGCTTACAAACAAGGCCCTCCTGTAATTCAGCGACAGTACAGTAGTTGAATAAACTTCGCTGGCACCGGTTGAAGGTTTGCCGAGCCGTGTTTTGGAAACACGAAGATTTACTAATGTTCATGGATACCCACCGGATCACATCTGGTCCTCATAAGATTATTTGACTCTTggcttttctattttttgttttttttggttaaTGTTCTTTGTTAGAGAATTATGGTAATGATTTCTTAGAAATTCAGACCAGGGAAAAATCACAGTTACCAGATAAAGACCTTCACCATTGCTCAGAGTTCATTGAATCTTCAGAGCGACTGCCAAGAAAGCCGACAGAGCCCAGAAGCTTTGGATCAGCTGGACTTGCAGCAATTTGCAGTGCATCTACTGTCAATATCAGTTCAGGAGCGTGGAACTATATCAGGAGGAATATgcgagaggagggaggggacaTTATCAGTatgagagaaagagcgagaaaGGTTACAACAACAGAGAATAAAGCTCACAAGTTCAGTTGTGCTTCTGCTGGAACAGCCGTGCCCCTGTGGACGAGTTCAGTCCTTCAGTAGAAATCCTCGCCCTCCAACAATAATACTTACAAAATAAAGGCTGACTGCTCCAAGTAAAATCACTTCAGCTGAGTTCAATAGCTATTATTCATGTCCCACTTCTCCAGCCCATGCACCCGGCTCCTGTAGGTGAAGACTTTGAGTTGAGGAGAACACTGAGAGGAGCTTTGTCAATGTTACAGctctttggttttgtttgcatCCACCTTTTATCATCAGCTGATAACGAGCAACACTTTGCACAAGAGCTTGTCGATCAAATGTTGCCAAGGCTCGATCGGGACTTCTGCAACTTTTGAACTCACCGATGCCCCCGAGCACATCTGGACAAAAGTGCAGGTTTTGGTTCATTTACCTAAAATGTGTCTACAAAAGTCTCTTATTACCTCCACACAGGTTATgatttcacccctgtcagtctgttgatttgttggttggttggttggttagttagcTAGTATGTTGACTGGTTGGTTGGCTGCTTGCTTGGTTGGCTGGTATGTTAGTTGGTTGGTTAatttgttggttggttagttggtatgttggttggttggttgatcagcaggattatgcaaaaacagcTGAGCTGAATTCCATGAAACTTAGTTGAAAGATGGGACAaaggtcaagaaagaacccattatattttggcGCAGCTTCGGAGAAAGGCATCGTTTGAATTTTACCATTTTATCAATTGAGTggtgagtgtcagtgtgtgtgtgtgtgtgtgtgtgtgtgtgaggacagcAGATTTCAGAGCTCTGAGAAAATGACGGACCTTTGCCATCTGCATTATCAGTGAGTTTTACCGTCTCGACTCTGAGACTCAGTCAAGTCATTAACAAGATGTAACGTGTTAATTAGTGAGAGGTGCATTTAGATGGATTTGTCACATTTGGTCAAAACCAGGGATAAACTGTCTCAATCTGCTTCCAGTCTGTGTGCTGAGATAATCTAACAGTCTCCCGGTCGTAGCTTCATGAAtcaaaatgaaagcaaattCGCTaatcaaactattcctttaatatgACTCACTATTAGTCTCAGTTTTGAGGTTTTCACACGTGTCCCTGACCTTTTGTCCATCATAGGATTTAGTTCAGCCCTGTGCAGCCATTCAGAGAAAAGGACTCACTATGACCAGTCTCTGTCTCCGTCCTGTCGCCTGCTGTCTTCATTTCAACATGTGGATTTTGTGAGAAGACATGTAGGATTAATTTCCGGCCCTTTCACCTCTTGTGAGTCTTCTTGACCTCGCTCTGTGATGTGGAGGGAATTACAGCCCATCGTGTTTTCCCCTCTTTGGCCATTTGAATTCATCGAATTCcaaaatagattaaataaaCCCATTCAGCTTCTTCTTTACACAGGAACAACATCGATGGAGTCAtagcacatttctttttaacGTCTTGTGACCTTTGGCCCTTACCACGGACGCACCCCTGCAGGAGACATGATGCCTTTTTACCTCTAACAATCAAGCAGAATCACTCCCTCAGTATATAACGCAGCCGAAAGCCCAGTAGCTACAGTCGTCAGTCGAGCTGAGATCAGTCACGGCCTTCAGAACCAAATATTGTAGATACCATGATCTCAGTCTCCTCTGTCGTTTTTACTCTGGTGCTGTTTTCTGAGCTGAACAGCCCCTTGGTGACTGTAGCTTCACCTACGACTAAAGTAGAAGATGGTGTAATAGAGCCAGACGGCCTGAGTTCCTTTCTGGGTGACGAACCCATGATCGAGCAGGCCATGGTCCCGCCTGTGTACAGAGGAAGCCTCATGCTGGACAACAGCATCAGGGATGGAGAGGGGAACCCTAAGATCTTCATCATCTCGGTGAGTAACGTCACATATTTTTTATACCCATTATATTTAGCTATAGTTTATTAGCTATAATGGGTCAAACAAGGACCAATGCTTTAAAGACCAGTTATAAACCAGCTTGGTTCACAGCTTTAGTTCGGCCAAAGGGATTTTTCAAAACCTGGCACCGTTTTTTATCAATAGATTTATTTGAAACCGATGAATACAATGAAAGTAACTTGAATTTCACTGCTTGAAAAAGAATTGTACCCTTGGaccaattaaaataaacaggaatATTTCCTATACATGTCATGATGCAAATGGACAGCGTGTTTAATTAGATCTAAATCTCCACATCTCCAGTTTGTTACACAAACTTTAAGTAATTCACTTGAACTTTTCCTCTTTGAAAATCCATTATCCTCCATTGTATTGGAATAAAAAATCTCAAAATCGTCGTAAAATGGCTCGACTCCACAAGAGGTACCCAGAAAATAGTTTCATCATTTGGGTGAACCAATCCTTTGGTGTTTTtagattcaattcaattccaCCAGCTATTTAGAGGCTTCTCGGTTAATTCATACCAAATAAGTCGTCTGGCGTTTCTCCATCGTCTCCGTCCCTCATCACGTATCAGCACCATTCACTGTGTGAGATTTCTCTCTACAAACAACCTCAGCTATGACTAaagctcaacaacaacaaagagcacAGTACCTCCATCCTGTGCTCGAACATTTGACCTCATCCTCGTGTCCACCGTTGAGTCTATATTTCACACACGTCTATGAAAATCTTTTATGACAGCACTGGAAAATGGGACGTACCACAAGCTGAAAAGGTCAAACGATCACAAGCCCATAAAGCCTATAAATTTATTGGAATCTCAGTGGGAGGAATGATTATATATCTGTGCTTCCACAAACGTTCGGTTGCTATGTGTAAAGGGTTTATCTGGCGGCTGGGTCCCCTGTGTGTAATGAACATGGTGGTTATCTCTGTGGTAATGGCTAACAGGCAGCCATGGTGGAGAGAACAAAGTCATCTGGGTGAGCCGGGGCCGTGGAGGAAAACGGGCCACTGTGATGCCGTAAAAACCGAGGGAAACACATTTCTTCCATTCGGGGGGGTTCCTGTGGCTTGGATCAGCTGCTGAGAGGCAGATCCAACACCTGTGCTGCAAGTGAAAGAGATTATCTTTAAAAGCTGCCTCTGGACGATCCAGAGTTCACAACCTGTCGCATCTGTGTGGTCGTGCGCTGTCACACGTAACCACCGATCACTGCTGCGTTTCAGGACATGAGGCAGAAGGGACACGGGATTCGGGGGCTGAACTCGGGCCTCACCCGGAGCCTTCCTCTCCTCGCGGACCACAAGCTGAGCCACACTCCGGCCGGGTACAGTTTCAAAATGGATCGAAGAGACACCGACTTCAACAGTGAGTATCTGGAAAATCCCCTCTCATCAGTTTACCATTTCTATTTCCTTCACTGATCAAATCTCTGTAATCTTTCCCTCGTTCTCCCAGTGCTGCGGTGCATGATAGGACGAGTGTACCGACCCTGCTGGGAATCTTCCAGCGGCACCTGAACGTGCAGCGGAGAGCTCTTCCTCGGGTCTTACACTGAAATGCATTTCTATGTAGAAAAGAAGgagtgtaaaacaaacatgtacaacaaaataaaactttattaaaattCACAAGCATATTTACAGTGTTGATTTCATTGGGATATTACAGATCAAATAACTGTAGAATCACTGAATTGAGGTTTACTGACCAAAACATAATGTATTCAAGTTGAAACCACTTACATTTCAATACGGGTAAAAACAGTGCAACTTAAACTTGTCCAGAAATGCTTCATAAGTCCgtttaaaaaaagtaaacaacTAATCTTCATGATATATTAAGTTATAAAGTAATTTATCAAAACAGAAAGTCACCACTTcctgcttctcaaatgtgaaaacGTTCTGTTTAagaacagtttgacattttggtgaCCAAACTTTTCCCACTGTCATTATCAAGAGTTTAGAAGAgataagaaaaaggaaacaatcaTAATCAGTCAGAATAAAATAGGGAATCAACTCCATTTGACagaatgaagtgtgtgtgcatgatgcTTAGACTCTGAAGAAGCTGGTTAACTTCCCCTGTCCCGATATCAGCTTCTTCTTACCCGCGGCCTTGCCGACTTTCTTGCCAGGCACTTTGACCGAGACACTCGTGGTTCGTTTCTTCTCCGGCGGCCGGTTCTCTGATCCTCCGTGTTGGTCAGAATCCACCTGCTTCCTCTTGTTGCCCTTGCTCTGCGTGTTATCGCCGGCTTTCTGTCCGTCGCCCGGGCCTGCACCTCTGGTCAGGGCATTTCCACTTCTTGGCTTGAGCGCAGCCCCCTGCTGGATGCCACTCTGCTCCTTATTTGGACATTCAGAGGGAGGCTTggctgagggaaaaaaaaaagaaatcaaaagcAAGTGTGAAAACTTTtggaagcaaaaaaaacaagggggGAAAATGATGTGATGAAATTGCTGACGTTAGCTGCTAGTTGAAGCAGGCGCTGTGTTTATTCTACGAAGTTGAAATTTAACATTTGTCATGTAACCTGATGGAGCAGAGCCTGAATTCCCCTGAAACAAAAGACAGGAGGGGAAATGGGCAAAAGgtctgtgcgagtgtgtgtgtgttttactacAGATGTGGGGGTGTGCAGGTTTTATAGAACGGGGATTCATTTAATGGCTAATGGTAAGTACTGGTCCCAGGGCTGGGACTGTGCAGGGTTCAAGGCTGGAGCTGGGAAGGTGAGCCTGGGCCTCGGTCCAGCTCTGTGGcgtcagaggaaacagaaatatATCCCAGCAGAAAGGGAACGCTGCTCCACTCGTACAAAAAGTACCCATAGTATTTCCAGAAGTGAAGTTTGTACCTGTGCTTCTTCCCTCCGCACCAGAGCAGCTCTCCTCATCCACAGCTGGAGTGGTCCTGACCTTTGGCGCAGGGTGCACGCAGGTTGGAacctggctgctgctggggaaCTCCAGCACACGGTTGAGTGGCAGTTCCTCTTCCTTGTATGTGCACGCAAACTGGGATCGCATGGCTTTGTCTTTAGCCTGGAATGAATAAAAAGATAACGTTGATGCAGCTGATATGGTGTCATGGTTAATGATGAAGGATGGAAGTTTCtggctgaaaaaaaacaaacaaacatactcTCTGGGTTTTTCCTTTTGGCGTTTTAATTAATTCCCACTTCTGCACGTATTAGACAACTTAAAATGTACCTTTCTGTGCCAAGTTTCATGGCACTCCATCGATCCATTTAACTCAAAGTGGTTGAAGGTCAGGGGATCACCAAGTTATTACGAATCATCATCaggggaccatgaatatcttGTAATCTACTGGTCAAAACATCccaccaacatctggcttttgtctgcaatgggaatggatacaactcactcccgggtcaaatgactccgCGGGGTTTTAATCGGCTTTGGCTCCGATCGACACTGATGGAAAAAGACACTGGGTGAACGCGCTAATTGGGCcggacagcgaggtgagagagcttctcagggGCATTCGTGACGTTGGACAAGATTCACTGGTTTCCATCTGTATCTTTTTTGTTTGACACCTAGTTAGCAGCATTTCACCAAACAtactggtggaaggatgaggtatcggtcagggaagaacccattggAGATGAGGGGTGTTTGACATTTACACAGATTTCCCaggagaataattcattaatctagatttcttttttaaaaggcaGACATATTTCAGGTactgatatgagtgtgtgcaacttggtttgattgaatttaaggggactggtTGGTCTCTGGGGAGGTTTGTGATTTACTAGATTTTCAAATCATACCTCTCTGTATTTTTACAACTGATGAGCACCTTAGTCACTGATAAAAGTTGATAAAACATGCATCAGTCCGACTTTCACATCAAACAGTAGGCACAGTTATCACTTATATTTCTAAGACTGCAGCTCCTCATTAAAAAGCCTTCTCGGACAGTCTAGTTAGATATAACAAAGTGAATGATACTGAAGACTTCAATCCCGGCCCTGGGGCACACAGATCCACGGCTTTTCATCCACTGTTTGATCTACGCCTGCTTGGGATTATCACAATCCAAGGATTTCACCCTTCAGGCCAGTGGGCCACAGTAGGGAGGAGAAATCTGAGGGAAAAATGCAGCGGGCAAAGCTGGGTGGGCCTGCGAAGCACAAAGGGATCAAAGCCTTTGTGCTTTTCTAAATTACTTCTTAAAAGAGCACCTAAGACAACGGCAACCTTAAGGCCGGGGGCACACTTCAATAACGGGGCTAGAAATGTACGCTGCCCTGGTTGCAtgctaatgaaaaaaaaaatacctgaaaTGCCCCGGAAACAATGGGAGGGGGTGGAAGAGTGAACACGGCCAAACCACGACTGACGGAGAACATCTAATCCAATTACAACAGGTGGGAGCCCTACATGGCACCGTGTGGTCAGACAGTCCTCATGCCTCTGCAGACGACTCTCCTGGAATAACCCCGCACACCGCCTGACCAGACGCCGGAGACACCTGACCGAGACATTCCTGATAGCGCTTCCAGAACCAGGTGCAGGCGgttcctgcagctctgtgtatCGACATGTGTTCTCACGCTCAGGTGATAGAAGCGAGAACGGGTAACAGGTGCAGCTATTGTGTTTATCACCAGAGAGTCGCTCAGGAAATAAAACGTATATTCTGGAGTATTATCGTGCAATCAAATGAGTCTTCCCACAAATACCATTTCCAATATAGCAGGCGAGCAGCAATGAATTGGCATTAGGAGCTTTACTCCAGGTTGTTTTCCTACGTTTGGATCATCTGTGGCACGGAGGGAAATATCTGGAAATGCCCCAAAAGCAGAAACTAGATCTGTCCATATCTGTGTGTGCCAGTTGACGTCAGCGCATGATGAAACCGCTGGAGAAGTACGGGATAAAGTCTTTCAGCAGACAACAGGAAACAATAACCTTTCAAGTTTCCCTTGCTAGTCGAGTTACGCGACTGATATGGCATCTTCAAAGTGAAATTGATGCAGAAAGCTTCCGCTCACCGAGTTCAGGAAGCGGTGAGCTGCCCAGGGACCATTACGGCGCACTCAAACAGGAAGGCAGCCAGATTGTGGGGAGCTAAAATGACATCTGCTAGCGCAATCAAATAAAGGAGCCATTTAACAAAATGTGTTTCGCATACATGTTCAAAAGGAGTTCACACAGCGGAGCTACTTAAAGTTAAAAGATCAGTCCTACCTCAAGACCTAAAGCTAACGTTGTCAGTGTTTGTGGGGATGACTCAGCAgcggtggaggaggaaagagcaGATGCTTAAGTAAATGTTGCAAAACCGCACGGTAAAAAACAACTACAAGTCgtgtattcatattttattcacattattatCTGGAAATAATAACATAATGGGCCCTTTCAGtgtaatattataaaaatgatgTTATTGGACTACTATAACGGATGTGGTTAAATATAAGGAGCATAAAGCTGGAGCTGTATATCCAACAGATAATGGATTTTTGAGGCTGATATTGAGTTTTAAAAACCCAATAACAACGAACAAGCACATATTATATATCTGTTTAAAACAGTATAAATGGATTTACACTCCTGTAACATCGTGGGACAGATGATCATCATCAATGCAGCAGaacctacattacccacaatgcaactgtAATAGTTTAATGGGAAAgcttctccttctgtctccgtTTATAGACTGGGCCCCTActgggtgggtgtgtgttatAATAACTGCAACTTCAAACCATTTAAGAGTCCAAAGACCAAATCTCAAAGACGTAAACAGGAGAAACTGATATCAGGTAAACAGTGAGCTGCCCTGTGAACTGGGGGTAATGGGGGAACGCATCATCGGGATTGGTTAATGGTCTGAATTCCCCTCGAATAAGTAATTTTGTGCAGCGGATTTAAACTTCACCCTCAAACCAACACCGAGAGCTAAAGCACAGCTGTGCAAACGGGAACGGTGGAAGTCAGTTAAGATGGGAGCTTCAGCtaagcaaataaataataataccgAGGAGAAATTACAGGATATAAAGACATTATTTTCAATGTTTGCACATCTGATTCAATTTGAGGTAAGTGATGGTTTAGATTTGGCGCCCTGGGACAGAGGGGGGCCCACGTTACCTTGGGTTTGAGCAGGTCCAGCCGGCTCTGGACTCGGTTCTTCAGGGGCTGTGGAGAACATCCCGTGGACACTTCAGGAGATCTGCGGAGCGAGTCATGGAGGAAGAGCAAAGAGTTGACAAATCACGTTTACAGGGAAGGTTATGGTCTCACTAATCTAGAACTGAGCTGATGCTTGGTTTTTTACAACAACTTGGATCTGAGCCATTCCATGTCATCCACCTCAGACATAATGTAGCCCCCCCGACCACAGGCagtggatatttttttttacaatatttttatttcagacgTTTGACCAGAGAAATTGTTCCAGTGTGGTGTGGGAGGATTTTCCTCCATATGGTTTCAGTGGGGAGTTGTAGGTCTCATGATGCTGTTGCAGGGGCTTTCCCACACGGACTGAATCCTGCTAGTAGTGAAAATGGTCAAGTCCAAATCAATGTGTGAAGGatttttaaaagtgaaacacTTTGTTAATTTTTCTACTTGTAACAATCCTGTTGTTTCATTGTCGATTTATCTGTTTAAATGTCCACAAATTACCGCAAATGTcctaaaatatcagaaaacaatTAGAAATGTCACAATTTCCTGGAACTTAAGTTACTCTGAAAGTGTTGAGTTTTGGTAACACGgtaatattttcatatatttgcaTGGTAACACTTGCTAATTGGCACTAAAGGTAAAAACTACATCAGTGCCATCACCAGGCCACATTTTTAATTCACTAATTAGCACCATCATCTGTAGTTAATTTGTGCCAATTAGCACTAACCTTagcagatgatgatgaggtTTTTGGTAATGAACCACATATTTGATGATGGCGCTAGATGAGGATAATTAGTCAGTCGGATTCATCATCTGGAAACAAtggatgtaaaaaacaaaaaaagccatCCAATAGAcatggaaatgttttattctggaCCAAAGTGATGAGCCCAACAGATTGAGGTTTCCATCCTCTGAGCCGTGCAGCCAGCACGGCTGAAAACCTGCATTTGATATAACCGTTACCAATAAAGAAATATACTGCgctgttaaaaaacacaaaaggctATTACTGGATGCTGCGACCAACCTGAACAACGTGAGGACGCATGTTCCCTCAGCTCCACCGAGGTCGGGCTGCTCCTCAGACAACAGGTCGGCCTTGTTGGCACACGGCGGCGTCAGGGCTTCCTCGTCCAGCAGcgccatcagcaccttcacgGTGTCCCGACCTCCGAAGGCAGTGGCGTGATTCACTGCGTACGCTCTCGGCTGCGGAGCAAAACAAGTACAATCAGTGCACTGTGGGCTCACATGGCCGAGTGTGGGGGAAGATGAAGTGCCTTCTGGACCAATCTATGGACGTCAGTTAGGAGACACAAAAGCCAAAACTGTGGCAGAGGTTTTACATTACCCTGGCAGGGCTTATCCCCGTCCCGCTTCCACTGGCAGCCCGTTTCTGGATCTCGTGTATCTGGCAGATCCTCTCCTTCAGCTCCTTTGTCGTCTCCTCGGCTGCAGCGTACAACGCGTCTCCGCTGCTGCGTCCCTTCACCAGCGCCGCCCTGATGGCCGCCACTAGCTTGGCTCCGCATACGCTGAAATTACAGTGACACTCACGTTGACATCTGCTGGGGAGAGCTACACTGTGCCATAGgttgagaggagaaaaaaaaaaataactgcatttgttttggaaagaCTCTCCtggaggagcacacacacacacacacacacacacacacacacacacacacacacacacacacacacacacacacacacacacacacacacacacacacacacacacacacacacacacacacacacacacacacacacacacacacacacacacacacacacacacacacacacacacacacacactttcatctgGATGGAATTAATAGTGTTCAAAAGTTCAGCCAATATTTGCCAACATGAATAACTCTCCCCTAAAGCTGAAAAGCCAGGGCCGTGGTCTGAATGTCTTCAAAAGATATACGGCAGCTTCACTTTCAATTAATTGGACACTGACTTTAAGGGCTCAGAGTAATTGTTTCTGTGTTAACATCCAGTTGAGCTTTATTTCACTGTAACGCGGCCGTGCCAATGCTAACAGTTACGAAGCAGAAAATATGCTCCAAATCCCCGTTAGAGTCACTGGGGGCCCTGGACACTGTCACTGCGCTCACAGATGCACCGTCAGCGAAGAAGCTCCAGGGACATTCCTCCTTAAAGCTTTCTGGGGATTGTTTTTTCGTCCACGCTCGCACACTGCGTTCGCCACATGTCCAAAAATCACAGCAACATATCACTTCTGTAGGTTTTTCGAACAGTCAAGTGCAGTAAAGCGTGTTAGGAGGGATCGCAGCAAGGTGGAGAGGCGGTGGTCCAACCCTGACCCGGCTCTGGTGCGAGCGGGCCGGGCTCGGTAACAGAATCATTTGGGAAAACAGATGTTCACTGAACAAGCGGCCCTGAACTCTCCATAGAAGGTGTTTGTATGAGGAAATGTAGTACTCCACTGAGAGAGTAGAGGCACTGCCTGTTGAAAGACGCACGTTGGCCCAGTTCGTCGGTGTTTCATCAGACGTGGAGCGCTGCGTGAACCGAGAACCCTCTGAAGAGCAGCTGGAGTCCAATCCACTACTGCACAAACATCCCAATGTATTGTTCTGGCCCCTGGGACCTCTACGGCGGGTTCCCTCAGCGGCTTCACCTCAAAGCTCAACCCTCACATGATCGACCATCTAAATCATTTCTGATAACCACTTCTGATGTGGTGCCAAATGCCCGGAACATCCGAAATAATCTGCAGCAGTATGGAGAGTGATCTGCGGCGCTCAAGGTTTGATGATAATTCATCAAAGTGAAAAGGGAACGAGCCCTTCGACAGAGACTTTGATGTGGGAAAGATGACCAGGCTTTAGCAATCCGAATGTTATCGTGAGAAGCTTAGATGGGAGTCATTACGGGGATTCCGAGGAAATAATAagctgcagtgagacaggtggaTTTCATGATCGCAGGTGTTATTGCAGCGCGCAGCTTCCTGCCGGGCTGCGGGGATACGACTATGAGACTATAGCAGCAGAACAGCAGGGCCTCTACAGAGTCTGATTAAATCAGGTTGAAACAGAATATAACCTTAAGAAGAGAAGGAAgcaatacaaagaaaactcaaACACTCAATCATAAGGTTTCACTGTGCTGTGACGCCAGTTGTTGCCAGATACCAACGCGCACTTGGCTTTTCTTGCAGCAGCAGGCCACAGTGAATTAAATGTAGAAATTGTATAAAGTTGCATTGCTTGGaatgaaaatgtcatgtttgtaCCAGTATGTTCggggtcagtggtttgatctgaagtgcccttgggcaaggcACTGAACCCCAATAGAAATTGGCGCGTGATTAAAAGTGCTGTGTATGTATTGATTCGctttatcaaaacaaaaactattCTCCAAACTCTATATTGTTGCCTGGGTGTCAAAAACCCGATATCTTATTTTTCAGTTCAACAGAGTTCAGTTCTTGCCCAATACAATATTAGAAACAGTTGCACTAGGTGACATGTTCCTTCaaaactgcagcacacacacgcatgcaagGACGtgattaaatataatattaccAAACAAATCTTTTCCCCTTAAAAAATTAAGTTAAATGAAAATTCAGCCAAAAACAGGGACAGTGGTTGGGTTTCTGGGACTCTGACCACTAAGTGAAGTTTGAAAAATCCAAAGAATGAGTTTTAATCCTCATCATTCAGAAGAGGTGACCTGGTTAAAAGAGGAAAACCCATTGTAAACAACAATTCTGAGTGGCTACGTCTGGACGACAGACAGGAAGATTGCAACAGCTCTGCGTGGCTTGATGGTCTCCTGCTCGAGTTCGAGGAATCGGTTCAC
Above is a genomic segment from Hippoglossus hippoglossus isolate fHipHip1 chromosome 23, fHipHip1.pri, whole genome shotgun sequence containing:
- the pmch gene encoding pro-MCH, which gives rise to MISVSSVVFTLVLFSELNSPLVTVASPTTKVEDGVIEPDGLSSFLGDEPMIEQAMVPPVYRGSLMLDNSIRDGEGNPKIFIISDMRQKGHGIRGLNSGLTRSLPLLADHKLSHTPAGYSFKMDRRDTDFNMLRCMIGRVYRPCWESSSGT
- the parpbp gene encoding PCNA-interacting partner — translated: MEALGDRLQLLVKTFRRECPRVLESERTTVHGADGMMMVLQLAIAEVNKQHRGEFKVSLSDVLMAWKHLLFGKLHLPAPDSARLDNYDLIVEAYESFLKHSNTVDLVDVLRMYKQLRQVNADPEEPVSPIQLFEFLTGTMEFSGLPDSSVPSTPSSISRPCSSQMKMAVRRVFCSYLNLLVNTKNDMAVALTLDVPGRALGRQAFTDVKHAAQSANTSLFLAVTSFVRAIQLGGKGYAPAESDPLRKHVKGLSDFVQFLDNLEEILGEVPDPSVCGAKLVAAIRAALVKGRSSGDALYAAAEETTKELKERICQIHEIQKRAASGSGTGISPARPRAYAVNHATAFGGRDTVKVLMALLDEEALTPPCANKADLLSEEQPDLGGAEGTCVLTLFRSPEVSTGCSPQPLKNRVQSRLDLLKPKAKDKAMRSQFACTYKEEELPLNRVLEFPSSSQVPTCVHPAPKVRTTPAVDEESCSGAEGRSTAKPPSECPNKEQSGIQQGAALKPRSGNALTRGAGPGDGQKAGDNTQSKGNKRKQVDSDQHGGSENRPPEKKRTTSVSVKVPGKKVGKAAGKKKLISGQGKLTSFFRV